The sequence ATCTCTCGCCCAAGGTTACAACTAGGAAAACGGCCAAGCCACTTACACTCTCAAGCAGTCTCCCTTCACCATTACACAACATTGCCATCAAATATCTTGGGCTTCTAATCTGAAGAAGAAATCTAACTTCAAGTTAATTGAATTAACTATACATTTTAACAAGGAAGAAATGGGTCCCAGACCCAAAGGGTACTGATAAGAATAAAAGGGGGATATCCATTACTTTCTTCACAACTTCTTGACCACCTGCTTAAACACTCTACAAACTTACAGAATTTTTCCAAttttagatgagaaaataaatcaacGGACATCACCTCCGAATCCTCAACCCaacatctttatttttgtttttcatttcctatAACCTCctatacatttattaatttaattatgcCTCCCTGCGTAAGGGAACAGTATCTGGCTCGTTCACCACGGTCGTCCCAGCACCAAGATCAGTGCCTGGAGGTACAGatgtcaaaaatatttgttttccttcaaCGATCTAGTTAGGCAGTTCTCAGTGAAGACCCGGAGAGAAGTTTCATTTGGCTTACAAACAAAACAAGGTAAATGGGCTActcattccaatctcaaacaCCGAACGGCCCTGAGGTCAGGGGCTCTGACCAGGCCCAAATCAGGGCAATCTTATTCATCCCTCGGCCAGGCAGAGAGGCCGAACGGCCTTCCAGCAATCTTTCCAAGGAAACCATGAACTTGAGGACTCGGGAATTTGGGGAGGCCGGGAAGAAACTTAGCACAAGCCCCGACCTAGCCGCTACCTTGAGGATCTCGCGGCCACCCACGGCCAGCGCCACATGCCGGCTCTGCAGGCCGCACTGGATATCCTGGGCGCGAGTGCCTGGTGGCACCTGAACTTCAATGAACACCTCCTCCAAGGTCTGGTACCACTGGCCCCACGGCGTTCCGCACGGAACCACCCCACTGCGCTCCTCAAACGGGGCTGACATACTCCAGTCGCCTCCCAGAAGCGGTGGCAGCGAGCAAGCAGAGTTCACGCCCGAATCCCCGCCTTGGGCCACACCCCGGCTGTCTCTGCTCGGGTCACTGAACATGCGCAGAAATGTAACCTGCGGTCTCCGCTTGTGTGCGCGTTTCCCTTTCAGTTGGCCATTGACGAGACTGGCAGGACCCAGGTTTAAGGAACTGAAATCCAGAAAAGTTCGCATCCAAGGAACGATGGAAGAGGGGTGGACCCAGAGAAGTTAGAATTCATTACACTGCCACCAATATGACGTCAAAAGCGACGGGAAACTCGCTGGTGTAAACTGCGCTTGCGCAAACGCGGCTAATGCGTAGTTACAATTGAGTAACGCCAGGACTGATTGGGCCAGTGAGCGAGAGGAGACAGTACTAGCATCCTATTGGATGGTGGCCTAAACAGGTCATGTAATTGAACGCAGCGAGAGCCGAGGATGCAAGCTCTTTGATCTTTGGCGTTCCGATTGGCTGACGTCGGTGGGCGGGGGTTAAGCGGGGCGATTTGAATTTGAAGCCAACAGGCCTAACCTACCCGCAGGATAGTAGCCGCAGACCAGTAGAGACCTTCGGTTTTGCGGAGCTGGTCGTCAGCATGTCCTTCCCTAAGGCGCCCCTGAAACGATTCAATGACCCTTCTGGTGCGTACGGGGAAAGGTGCTGGGGGACAGGATATGCTCTCACGCCCCTTGTCCTTCTTGGGTTCCCTTCATCAGAGGCAAATCTATTTTTACGGCTGGGATGGGGCTCGTTAAATTGATCCATTTTCCTGAAACACATGCTAAGCTTTTACTACTGACGTTAAGGATATAACAGTGAGCGAAGCAGTCTCTGTTCCTTGGAGTTTAATTCAGTTGGAGAATGCAGCCAATATACAATTAGCGCTGTGGAGAAGCTAAAGCCAAGGAAAGGGAATAGGAATTAGGAAGCATTGGTAGCTGTTGATCAAGTCCGGAGTCCTCacttgtacatgtgtgtgtatatacacatacatgtattttaCTATTGCTTTTGGTGTGGACTTGGAATTTCTTTTGAATGTCCCATTCAGGCGTAAAAGAAGAAAGATTGGTAAAGGCAGTTTATAGGTATAAAATTATGGCAGTAGCACTTATTGAAAACACTATAGATGAAGTAAAGGGAGAAATTCCCCCAAATccgtaatatttattattttatccatAAAAGAATGGAGACTTATATTTGCTCACTGTTATACAACCGAACTGGCAGAACAGGGGCCTGAAACCAGGCCTGCATGAATATGAATCCATCCTGTGTTCCTGAGCACAGTTAGTGGATGCTAACTGCATTCAGGGACTGTGCTAAGGTCTTCCCTATTAGGTCTGGTTTCTTCTTTCCAACAGCCAGGGGAGGCACATACAattgttctcattttacagatgagaaaactaaggggGGTTGTAACTACTGAGCAGCCTGCAAGTGACAGAACTTAACATCACAGCTCATGATTTATCCATTATAATGTACACTTTTTAAGTCTCTCATTACATCTTAATTTCTGTCAAATACAAAGGGAAATGAGCATCACCCTGCTCACAAAGGAAGGCCAGTGAAGAATTGGATCAACACAAGCTTATTTTTTAACTAAAGACTTAAGGACCATATAATTTCTCAGACATTCAAAGAACTACTCTGAGTTCTGTCATTGTGTCCTTTTAGGAGATTTGTTTGCTTTATAATATATTGAACTGGTTTTGACAGTTACATAAAGCTTTAGGCTCACAGCTTTATTAATAATAAGTGACCATTTATTTGATGCTTAGTGTGTGTATGAGGcactgcagtgatttttatgTTACTCCGGTAATCCAAACAACCAAAGTACGAGGTAGATAGTATTTTTTTAGCCCTATTTCATGAATGAAGAACAGCCTCAAATAGAAATAACTTTCTAAGGGTCTTAAAGTTAGATTGGAAAAGGAGAGAGTATAATGTTCTTATCCATGATCATCTCCCTATGGCTACAAAGTACCTGGCCCATACTGTTATCTATTGATTGGCAGACAAATCTAGATTTGAACCCTAATCTAACTGATTACTATACAAAACTCTGTTCCCAATCCTACATCCCCAGtgactttctgttttctctgccaCACTACCAAACTCTACCCTGAGCTAAATAACTGAGGGTAGGGACGTGACTGAGACTGTCCCTAACTTCAGGCAGTTTTGTCTAAGGTGGGAGTTGGATGAGTACATTAGTATAGGCCATAACAAACCTGCAGGAAGTTCTGCAATAGGAACAGTGCACGCAAGCTGCTGTGGAATGGAGATTCTAGCTTGATGTAGGCATTTGGAGAAAATGGAAGAGGTGACATCCAGACTGAGATCTAAAGTAATTAAGAGCCAGATCTCAAATCATCTTTGCATAAGTACGTGGAAATACCTTTGATTTGAGACTCTAGTTACATGAGGTTATACATTGCTGGAACATAGAAGTACAGTCTGTGTAGTTTGTGCTTTGCATAACATGGCTTTATAGATTTCCTAATGTACTGATATTAGACACAGATGGATCATCACTAAATTTTTATTCCAAGCTAAATCTTCAGGGCTAGACATTCTTAGTAGCATCATTTCTAAAATCTCAGTGACTCTTTTTGAGTAGATTTGATTCCAGATATTCTATTTCTTAATTCAATTCTTACTAACAGCTGTGTTGCTTGTTCTGACATGTTCATCTCAAGACTGGACATGTCCATCCCAAGACTGTCTTTGTTGTTTTGCTAAGTTGTCTGTGTTCCTTTGACCCAACTGAAATAAAGATCATTGGGAAGATAATGATACTGTTCTTCACAGAGAGGCCTACTTTATAATATCAAATGTACTAATTTTACATTTGAAAacgaagcatttaaaaaaatgtattagagaataattgatttacaatgttgtgttagtttcaggtgaacagcatagtgattcaattaaacatatattcataggcgttcagattcttttcctatatagagtattacagaatattgagtagagtttcctgtgctatataataggtctttgttggagatctgttttatatatagcagtatgtgtatgttaatcccaagcttctaatttatccctcctgtccacatttcccctttggtacatgtttgtttttgaaatttgtttctgttttgtgagtaagttactttatgtcatttttttaattagaaaagaaattgaTTAATggtatttttacatttatgttacTCACTTTACTGTTacattttttcattgaaatatagttgatttacaatattgtgttttacgtgtacagaaaagtgactcaattatatttttctggattattttttattataggttattataagttagtgaatataattccctgtactgtacagtaaattcttgttgtttatctgttttatgtctAGTAGTTTGTATGTATTAATCCCATGCTtataatttatccctctccctcctgcccttttgtaaccgtaagtttgtttttgtgtctgtgaatctgtttctgctttgcatatGGATTCATTCTGtattaatttttagattccacatataaatgattttATATGATGTATATAAAACATGTTAACATGTAAGTCACATTAGATaagattttaatgttttatttttcttctaggaTGTGCACCATCCCCAGGTGCTTATGATGTTAAAACTTCAGAAGTATTGAAAGGACCGGTATCCTTTCAGAAGTCACAAaggtttaaaaagcaaaaaggtaATGGATCCCAAAATAGAATAATGGTTATATGATCTTGTAAATTTTGAAGTTACGGAtaacattatttaaatttaaagatgctATAACATTTCTAAAAATGTGACACTACAACtatatttaaatgttattaatTGATAGATTTACAAAAGGGTCGACTTCTGAATAACACTTTCATCACTACACTGTCATATAACCAGAAAAATTAAGCAAGACACTCACATAGACATGCAGTTTTCCTTTTGATAATTACGTTAATCTTCTCAGAGAATATTAGAGGGAATATTaggaaaatcaagaaaatgttaaaatgtgtAAAGAAATGTGTCATTTGTGCAACTAATTACTTGAAAATGTACAATcaagaaaagaataattttatattgCTTCACTAATAGTTTCTATAAGGAATTTGGGAATTGGTATTTTGTCTGTGCTTCAAACATGTAAGCACCAAACATGATCTGTACAATTCATTTTATAGCAGAATCACAACAAAATCTTAACGTTGACAAAGATACTACCTTGCCTGTTTCAGCAAGAAAAGTCAAGACTTCAGGATTAAAGGTGAGATGCCCTTATATTCTAGCTGGTTCATTTCTAGCTGGCTCATCAACTGTATCATAAAAACATTTCTGAAAGGTATTATATTTGACTAGAATGAGTTCAGTTTATAAATTAAGGTAATCAATAAATCCGTAAATGAGTAAAACATTATCATTGGAACTCTAGAAAGTTTTACTTATCAGCCTATgtcattaataaatatattgtgTTTAAATGTACCCTTAGTTCAGAATTACAAAGTGGTCTCCACTTCTCAGTCATTTCTATAGATGGATAAGCTTTATAATACCTAGTGAGCCCTTAAAAATTATGTAATGCTTTGATTTTTTGAGTTGTCATCATTTGACTTTACAAAGTAAGGGGAGGGTAAACAttgatgaaggaaaagaaaaaaccatTCTAATGTCTACAAGGGATTTGCCACTCAGAAACTGCCACGGAGTGGGAGATTAAATCCTTAATATCTTTCTGTTAGGACTTGTGCCGGGGTGTACTGTTACTGTTTCCGTTAGTTCATAAAGCAAGCTGTACTTTCTTAAGGAGTTGTACAACTTGgtattttaatgtgaaaaagaTTCAGAGTTGGGAAAGACTTCCCAAGCTCTTTGGTTAGAAAACCAAAGCTATAAGTTAAGCTTATTCTTGTTCATTCATTTGGCAATTACCTAAATCTCTtattctataaaaaagaaaaaacaaaaacaaaactgtggtTGTCCAGTATGAAAGTGGTAAACCACATGTAGCTACTCAGCACttggaaatgaaaaattagatttttagcattatttaattttaattaatgtgtCATTAAAAACTGATACTCAATTCAAATGTTGTACTTCTTACATGTTTTTGGAATAACTTGGATATGTGGATCTACTTTTTCATCTCTATGTTTTGTGAAGTCTAAATATAGTTATTAGAAATATCAACAGAATCAAGTATCAGTTTCTAACTAcacaattaattaaaattaaataataataaaattagccACCACTAAAGaccctgagtgccacaactaagacttggcacagccaaataaagtaaatattttttaaataaataaatatagttagatatttcttttgaaaatttagcAGTTGAATTGAGATGTACCATAAGTATGAACTGGGCTTTCCTATTAGCTTCGTGgtaaagacacaggttcaattcctggatcagtaagatcccctggagaaggaaatgcaacccactacagtattctttcctgggaaatcccacggacagaggagcctggcagactacagttcatggaatcgcAAAAGACTACTTAAGGACACTATTAGCCCCTAAACAACaatataagtataaaatatacaGCAAATTTTGAAGACTTAGTACCAAAAATATCTTAGTACCATAAAATATCTtgctaataattttatattaatggcATGGTGAAATACACTTTTGATATTTTGGGTAAAGTGAAATATGTTATTAAaacttttacttttatatatggctatcagaaaatttgaaaatatgtgcATGGCTTGCATTATATCTTTATGGGCCGCACTGATATAAGCATCCTTTTCTTGGAAATTGATGTAAATTTCTTGACTTGAATTTCTTGGAAAAACAgttctgaaattttaaattaattatagaaTTCACAAACCAAAACTAAATTACATACAAGTTTGTGTAAAACTCCTACATAATAGGCCTTCAGGCCTATTTCGTTTTCTTGACCTTCCTAGAAAATGCCATCAGGTGGAAAATTAAACATGTGACAGGCCATCCGCCAtgttagaaatatataaaatacattttgttcAAGATGTTTATGACTTTTCTTCCATCTGTAGATGGAAAAGATAGATATTCTGGTTTGGGCCATTATCTTACAAAGACtgatgaatataaaaatatatgtaaaaaacaCATCTTACTGAGAATAAAGGCAATGAGTAGATTAGAATCAGTTTGTactatttcagtttttcttcatgtctttgcatttgtactattttttgttttaaatctagGTTTAAGTTGATATCtctttttaagacatttttttttctgagacagTATAATTAAATATTCAGAATGTATTATTTAACATTAGAAAAGAAGACCTGTTATTTTCACTGAACTTGTTAGCAAAAGTCTAATTTATTGGGCTGAAAACATTCaaacctgaaatattttatttatttgaagaaactTTTCTTTCATTGGCTAGATAATTCACCTACAAAATACTTACTAGACttaatgaaatgtttaaaatagaaattaatcttTTGGAACCCTTAATCTTTCCTGATAACTAAAAATCAAAATTGGCTATATTTGTGGTACTTAAAGCTGATTGTCActgttctttgatttttaaatagaagGAATCTCAGAAGAATGATAAAGATTTGAAGATGTTGGAAAAAGAGGTGAGCAATACATTTAAGTTACTGAAAAACACAGAGTCAAGAGACAAGGATTCTGTTGCTGTTTGAGGAGTCAGATAATGAAACATACGTACCATCCAGACTGGTACCTACAGGGTAACCAATCGTTGGCTTGGATACCGTATTGTAGACCTTGATTGTCAATGTAGCATACTAACGGAGGGATATAATATTATCTATGTCATGAAAAACTGATAAGTAAAACTCAGTATTTTAGTTTGTATGTGGATCAAATATTTACCTTTCCTCACAGCATACACTATTCCTACATGCTAATCTCTGTGTTAAGACAGTAACTACCTAGAGAATTGCTTGGTAAGCATGAAATCCTAGCAGGTTAGTTGAATTGCAATGGAGTTGTGCTAACTTAATGCATCTCTGCACTAAAGTATATCCTTTCTCAAGGATAAAATGATCAACTGTGTGTGTACTGTCCAATACGGTAGCCATTCACCACACGTGACTATTTAAATAAGAATGCAGTTCCCCTAGTCGCACTTCACCTGCACAATAGGCACTTGTGGAGAGTGGCTACCACACTGAACGGTGCATTTCTGCCGTAGAAGAAATCTTTTTTGAGCAAAACTAACCTAAAAAAcctgcttacttttttttttttaatgtgtacgtatatgtgtgtgtatgtatatggatgagtataattgctttacaatgttgtgttagcttcttccatacaacagagtgaatcagttatatatatacatgtcccctccctcttgaggttCCCTCCAATCCTACCTCTCTAGgtgatcacagagcactgagctgaactctctgctatacagcagcttcacaTTAGCTATTTATAAAAAACCTGTTTACTTTTGTAAGCAGGGCAAGGCAGGTCACTGCCAGCTTTGCTTTTCTGGCAGTCTTTTTTCTACGTTTCCACTACTGACCAACTCTTTCTGGTAGACATATTAAACTTTCCATTGATTACAATTTAATgttggctttcagttcagttcacttcagttgctcagtcgtgtccagctctttgcaaccccatgaatcgcagcacgccaggcctccctgtccgtcaccatctcccggagttcactcaggctcacgtccaaagagtcagtgatgccatccagccatctcatcctctgtcgtcccctttcctcctgcccccaatccctcccagcatcagtgtcttttccaaggagtcaactcttcgcatgaggtggccaaagtaccggagtttcagctttagcatcattccttccaaagaatacccagggctgatctccttcagaatggactcattggatctccttgtagtccaaggagctctcaagagtcttctccaacaccacagttcaaagcatcaattctttggctctgagctttcttcacagtccaactctctcatccatacatgaccacaggaaaaaccatagccttgactagatggacctttgttggcaaaataatgtctctgcttttcaatatgctatctaggttggtcatcactttccttccaaggagtaagcgtcttttaatttcatggctgcagtcaccatctgcagtgattttggagccccccaaaataaaagcctgacactgtttctactgtttccccatctatttgccatgaagtgatgggaccagatgccatgatcttcgttttatgaatgttgagcttgaagccaacttttccactcttgtctttcactttcattaagaggctttttagttccttttcactttctgccataagggtggtgtcatcggcatatctgaggttattgatatttttcctggcaatcttgatttgagcttgtgtttcttccagtccagcatttctcataatgtactctgcatataagttaaagaagcagggtgacaatatacaaccttggcatgctccttctcctatttggaaccagtctgttgttccatgtccagttctaactgtagattgctgacctgcatataggtttctcaagaggcaggtcaggtggtctggtattcccatctctttcagaattttccacagtttattgtgatccacacagtcaaaggctttggcatagtcaataaagcagaaatagatgtttttctggaactctcttgctttttccgtaatccagcagatgttggcaatttgatctctggttcctctgccttttctaaaaccagcttgaacatctggaagttcatggttcacgtattgctgaaggctggcttgcagaattttgagcattacttttcattccaatcccaaagaaatgttgGCTTAGGCCAGGAACATGTCAAGATAACTTTGAAAATCTCTGCCCTTGTTTCTCTGATCCTTTTTTGTATCTATTTTAATAACATTAGCCATCATTTTATTGAGGACGCATGCCTGTGATATAGGAGTAAATACTTAGAGATTTAATAACTAAGTGTCTCTGGAGATAGCTGATGAGGGAGTGGCAGTTCCAGAGTTAGAACTAGTCATTTGTGTCAGTTACTTAatcttttagaataaaaattttttagaaatactGCTCTATATTATTTAACCCCCCCAAGTATTTGTCGTTTGTTTGGCTAATTTGaattaaatatcaatatttaatttaaaagtaaaatttcatgGAAAAGAAACTCAGATTTCTGACTACTGTTGCAGAATAAAAAGATCTGACAGGACAATGTCTGCAATCCCCTCCAGGGCAACAATCTACTAGGCTTGTGCAGGGttgccttcttttttaaaaaaattatattttttaattgacgtATAATTGACTTAATGTTGTACAGATCTctgcagtacagcaaagtgactcagttttacacatataaacgttcttttttttttttcactttttaaaacaatattcttttccattgtggtttatcccaggagatcatacagttccctgtgccatacaataggacattgttgcttatccattctaaaAGTAATAGATTGCATCTACCTGGGTTGCCTTCTTTAGACGTTGCATTTGCTGTCAGTCCTCACCTGGCTCTTTTTATATTGTCTACTTGGTCATGTAGGCATTTGAGTTCACAAACCCTTCTTTATACTTCTTTAACTGAAAAAGTGTGATGTAGATAGtcttaaatgttcttttttctgctttatagTACTATGCTGTGAACATTGATTGTAAACCAATAATGTAAGAATAAAGGATCTTACAGTTGGGAATCTTAAATCTCGTTCAGTTCCTAGCATCTAGTTCACAGCCATATATGTAAGTGGTGCTTGATATATTTTTAGTTAATTATTATTGGCTTAGAATACTGAGATAAGTTTGAATACAAAGCCAGTAAGAATAGAGATTGCTTTTTATGTGACTTAATATAGCTGTCCCCACTttagtactcttccctggaaaatcccatgggtggaggagcctggtatgctgctggtagtccatggggtcgctaagagtcggacatgactgagcgacttcactttcacttttcacttccatgcattggagaagggaatggcaacccactccagtgttcttgcctggaaaatcccagacacgggggagcctggtgggctgccatctatggggttgcatagagtcgaacacgattgaagtgacttagcagcagcagcagcaatatagcTGTGCTTTCTTGATACTTTTATACCAAGCAAAAAGTctagtttgaagtgaagtgaaagtgtctgactctttgccaccccatggacttttcagcccatggaattttctaggccagaatactggagtggatagcttttcccttctccaggggatcttcccaacccagggatcaaacccaggtctcccgtattgtgggcagattctttaccagctgagccacaagggaaacccaggaatactggagtgggtagactatcccttctccatcggatcttcctgacccaggaatccaactggggtctcctgcaggtgcaggcggattttttcccagctgagctatccGGGAAGCCATAAAGCCTACTGTGGTAAATGTCTTATGTGCACTAGAAAAGAATGTAAATGCACTTGTTGGTTATAGTGGTCTATATACATCACTTAGTTCAAGTCATTTAATAGTTTTCTTCAGATCTATTATTTGTGCtga is a genomic window of Ovis canadensis isolate MfBH-ARS-UI-01 breed Bighorn chromosome 5, ARS-UI_OviCan_v2, whole genome shotgun sequence containing:
- the NUDCD2 gene encoding nudC domain-containing protein 2, with the translated sequence MRTFLDFSSLNLGPASLVNGQLKGKRAHKRRPQVTFLRMFSDPSRDSRGVAQGGDSGVNSACSLPPLLGGDWSMSAPFEERSGVVPCGTPWGQWYQTLEEVFIEVQVPPGTRAQDIQCGLQSRHVALAVGGREILKGKLFDSTIADEGTWTLEDRKMVRIVLTKTKRDAANCWTSLLESDYAADPWVQDQMQRKLTLERFQKENPGFDFSGAEISGNYTKGGPDFSNLEK